Proteins encoded together in one Actinomycetota bacterium window:
- a CDS encoding response regulator transcription factor: protein MSKIRVLLADDHAILRTGLMHLLGEKDGIEVVGEAENGREAVQKAQELKPDIVLMDISMPVMNGMDATREIKRRNREIKVLVLTVHDNEEYISQAFQAGAVGYVLKKAADSDLVNAIEVVAGGDYVLHPSVTKIMVENYIEKMGSAKEATHSHNTLTDREREILKLVAEGFTNREIAQSLYISVKTVDTHKANIMEKLKMHKRNELVRYAIEKGIMQVDFNELMG, encoded by the coding sequence GTGAGCAAGATAAGGGTACTGCTAGCGGACGATCATGCGATACTGCGCACCGGACTCATGCACCTGCTGGGCGAGAAGGACGGCATCGAGGTCGTGGGCGAGGCCGAGAACGGCCGCGAGGCGGTCCAGAAAGCCCAGGAACTGAAACCAGACATCGTGCTCATGGATATCAGCATGCCGGTGATGAACGGCATGGACGCCACGCGCGAGATCAAGAGGAGGAACCGGGAAATCAAGGTGCTGGTGCTCACGGTCCACGATAACGAAGAATATATCTCGCAGGCTTTCCAGGCCGGCGCCGTCGGTTACGTGCTTAAAAAAGCGGCCGACAGCGACCTTGTCAACGCCATCGAAGTGGTGGCCGGCGGCGACTACGTGCTTCATCCCTCGGTGACCAAGATCATGGTTGAAAATTACATCGAGAAGATGGGTTCGGCCAAAGAGGCCACCCATAGCCATAACACCCTCACCGACCGCGAGCGCGAGATACTGAAACTGGTCGCCGAGGGCTTCACCAATCGTGAGATCGCCCAGTCGCTGTACATCAGCGTCAAGACCGTCGACACCCACAAGGCCAACATCATGGAGAAGCTCAAGATGCACAAGCGCAACGAACTGGTGCGCTACGCGATCGAGAAGGGCATCATGCAGGTGGACTTCAATGAGCTCATGGGCTAG
- a CDS encoding sensor histidine kinase has protein sequence MESSEAVNQADVGALTKPGTWFRWAPYHIVAAARRVKSRPLFQKVIIANTVLIILGTLAVHLGRNYFTDGELDVMVPFLIGAVCLSVPVNYFLVKMAFRPLNAVTDTMKAIRSGRRGIRIPEVTDDAQIAELSRSLKSMLDALERERKLGAASTIKAQEEERKRIARELHDETSQSLTGLMIGIRMTEKLIPESMPEIRARLQSIEDLAHATLGEVHSMATKLRPSVLDDLGLSAALRSYVKEFTRNTEVFVDLQVPATARRLPPELETVLYRVIQEGLTNVARHSGADSCSVRLEDRGNRIIGFISDNGCGFEPGRMMRSEKTRGLGLHGMKERIELVDGFLEFESHVNAGSIIHLEVPIESKEGSS, from the coding sequence ATGGAAAGCTCGGAGGCTGTTAACCAGGCGGACGTAGGAGCCCTGACGAAACCGGGCACATGGTTTCGCTGGGCGCCTTATCACATCGTAGCTGCGGCGAGGCGGGTCAAAAGCCGGCCGCTGTTCCAGAAAGTGATAATCGCAAATACGGTGTTGATAATCCTGGGAACGCTGGCAGTCCACCTGGGCAGGAACTATTTCACTGACGGGGAGCTTGACGTCATGGTCCCCTTCCTGATCGGGGCCGTCTGTCTTTCGGTTCCGGTGAACTACTTCCTGGTGAAGATGGCCTTCCGACCGCTGAACGCCGTGACTGACACGATGAAGGCCATTCGCTCCGGCCGCCGCGGCATCCGCATCCCTGAAGTAACTGATGATGCACAGATAGCCGAGCTTTCCCGAAGCCTGAAGTCGATGCTGGATGCGCTCGAACGCGAGCGCAAACTGGGCGCCGCGTCGACGATCAAGGCTCAGGAAGAGGAACGAAAAAGGATCGCCAGGGAGCTCCACGATGAGACCAGCCAGTCGTTAACGGGACTGATGATCGGAATCAGGATGACAGAGAAGCTCATACCGGAATCCATGCCCGAGATCCGGGCGCGGTTGCAAAGCATCGAGGACCTGGCGCATGCGACCTTGGGCGAAGTCCATTCGATGGCCACCAAGCTTCGCCCCAGCGTGCTTGACGATCTGGGGCTGTCGGCGGCGCTTCGCTCTTACGTCAAGGAATTCACCAGGAACACGGAGGTCTTTGTCGACCTGCAGGTGCCCGCGACTGCGCGCCGGCTTCCTCCCGAGCTGGAGACAGTGCTCTACAGGGTGATCCAGGAGGGCCTCACCAACGTAGCCCGCCATTCGGGAGCCGACAGCTGCAGCGTCAGGCTCGAGGATCGCGGCAACAGGATCATCGGATTCATCTCTGACAACGGCTGCGGATTCGAGCCGGGCAGGATGATGAGATCAGAGAAAACCCGGGGTCTGGGCCTTCACGGGATGAAGGAGAGAATCGAATTAGTAGATGGTTTCCTTGAGTTTGAATCCCATGTGAATGCGGGATCAATCATCCATCTCGAAGTACCCATTGAGTCCAAGGAGGGATCCTCGTGA